A part of Homoserinibacter sp. YIM 151385 genomic DNA contains:
- a CDS encoding LysR family transcriptional regulator substrate-binding protein, which translates to MAAPLIVGAVPGVSPAKWLRVWDQQRRGARIEAVDVAEGEVLARLDPASPEPVEVCFARLPVDDDGLHVVSLWSEVPVVVAPRDHAIKVVESVTERELEDETILDGQDGAALDLVEANVGLARMPQSVFRAASRRALVARPVTDAPETRIALVWRRGLPEDRERLVQTLVGIVRGRGANSSR; encoded by the coding sequence GTGGCCGCACCCCTCATCGTCGGCGCCGTGCCCGGCGTCTCGCCCGCGAAGTGGCTTCGCGTCTGGGACCAGCAGCGGCGCGGGGCGCGCATCGAGGCCGTCGACGTCGCCGAGGGCGAGGTCCTCGCGCGACTCGACCCGGCATCCCCCGAGCCCGTCGAGGTCTGCTTCGCGCGTCTCCCCGTGGACGACGACGGGCTCCACGTCGTGAGCCTCTGGTCGGAGGTGCCGGTCGTCGTGGCGCCTCGGGATCACGCGATCAAGGTCGTCGAGTCCGTCACCGAGCGCGAGCTCGAGGACGAGACGATCCTCGACGGCCAGGACGGGGCCGCGCTCGACCTCGTCGAGGCGAACGTCGGCCTCGCGCGGATGCCGCAGTCGGTGTTCCGCGCCGCGAGCCGGCGCGCGCTCGTCGCACGGCCGGTGACGGACGCGCCCGAGACGCGGATCGCGCTCGTCTGGCGCCGCGGACTCCCCGAGGACCGCGAGCGGCTCGTGCAGACGCTCGTCGGCATCGTCCGCGGTCGCGGCGCGAACTCCTCGCGCTGA
- a CDS encoding aminodeoxychorismate lyase yields the protein MSASVLAILDFAASPEGPRTLGHRLADPDAPQLTVADLAATRGDGVFETISIGRGRLQALEPHLARFARSAAMLDLPAPDPGAWRDACTAIAARLAELPEAFVKIVLTRGIEGGDIPTGWALGQASPDFSAVHRDGLAVALLDRGLPHDVAATSPWLLAGAKTLSYAVNRAAVREAARRGADDALFVSTDGVLLEGPVSNLVIRRGRRLSTPRVDLGILAGTTQADIFRWAEREGYETEQAILRQADLAEADAAWLVSSVRHAAPLRAVDGAAIPVDAELTARINAALRARVD from the coding sequence ATGAGCGCGAGCGTGCTCGCGATCCTCGACTTCGCGGCCTCGCCCGAGGGCCCGCGGACGCTCGGTCACCGCCTCGCCGATCCGGACGCGCCGCAGCTCACGGTCGCCGATCTCGCCGCCACCCGGGGGGACGGCGTCTTCGAGACCATCAGCATCGGCCGCGGCCGCCTCCAGGCGCTCGAGCCGCACCTCGCGCGCTTCGCCCGGTCCGCCGCGATGCTCGATCTCCCCGCGCCCGATCCGGGCGCCTGGCGCGACGCCTGCACCGCGATCGCGGCCCGGCTCGCGGAGCTCCCGGAGGCCTTCGTCAAGATCGTGCTGACGCGCGGCATCGAGGGCGGCGACATCCCGACCGGCTGGGCGCTCGGGCAGGCGAGCCCCGACTTCTCCGCGGTGCACCGCGACGGGCTGGCCGTGGCGCTCCTCGACCGGGGCCTCCCGCACGACGTCGCCGCGACCTCCCCCTGGCTGCTCGCGGGCGCGAAGACGCTGAGCTACGCCGTCAACCGCGCCGCGGTGCGCGAGGCCGCCCGCCGTGGCGCCGACGACGCCCTCTTCGTCTCGACCGACGGGGTGCTGCTCGAGGGTCCGGTCAGCAACCTCGTGATCCGGCGCGGCCGGCGCCTCTCGACGCCGCGTGTCGACCTCGGCATCCTCGCGGGCACGACGCAGGCCGACATCTTCCGCTGGGCGGAGCGCGAGGGCTACGAGACGGAGCAGGCGATCCTGCGCCAGGCGGACCTCGCCGAGGCCGACGCCGCCTGGCTCGTCTCGAGCGTGCGCCACGCCGCGCCCCTCCGCGCCGTGGACGGCGCCGCGATCCCGGTCGATGCCGAGCTGACGGCGCGCATCAACGCCGCCCTGCGGGCGCGCGTCGACTGA
- a CDS encoding stealth family protein, whose translation MSRAELAGEDPRARIAAREDVAELGGRLALLDGRTTPGEALAEDLGAIRAALDARDIGYLLIRGERGRTVLAVDRERREELADALAAGFAREPMTVRRAGQSRAHARLAAEGRLPKGEILRLDRFRTAPGSAVLRTTIPVFVELWRFEEEEILAPRENAITRRTLPRREAVLDEVVRHGRTWPTLAGMFADHASDVTFPIDLVFSWVDGTDPEFQRQRARRMRSHVVGEGDDSEARFRQIDELKYALRSVEAFAPWIRQIFIATDSPRPAWLAEHPRVRLVRSEEMFRDPSVLPTHNSHAVESQLHHIEGLSEHFLYSNDDMFFGRPVAPELFFSPGGISKFVEATTRIGLGENAPERSGFENAARVNRAILAERFGATITRHLEHCAAPLRRSVMAEMERELPEDFARTAASRFRSSTDISVTNSLYHYYALLTGRAVEQTSARVLYVETTLERSLEQMRRLQRERRVDMFCLNDGSRPEIGVEERTAAVIGFLEAYFPVPAPWERPA comes from the coding sequence GTGAGCCGCGCGGAGCTCGCGGGCGAGGATCCGCGGGCCCGGATCGCGGCGCGCGAGGATGTCGCCGAGCTCGGCGGACGGCTCGCGCTGCTCGACGGGCGCACGACACCGGGCGAGGCGCTCGCGGAGGATCTGGGCGCCATCCGCGCGGCGCTCGACGCGCGCGACATCGGCTACCTGCTCATCCGCGGCGAGCGGGGGCGCACCGTGCTCGCGGTCGACCGCGAGCGTCGCGAGGAGCTCGCCGACGCCCTCGCGGCGGGCTTCGCGCGCGAGCCGATGACCGTGCGGCGCGCCGGGCAGAGCCGTGCGCACGCGCGGCTGGCCGCGGAGGGGCGCCTGCCGAAGGGCGAGATCCTCCGGCTCGACCGGTTCCGCACCGCGCCCGGCTCGGCCGTGCTCCGGACGACGATCCCGGTGTTCGTCGAGCTCTGGCGCTTCGAGGAGGAGGAGATCCTCGCGCCGCGCGAGAACGCCATCACCCGGCGCACCCTGCCGCGCCGCGAGGCGGTGCTCGACGAGGTGGTCCGCCACGGTCGGACCTGGCCGACCCTCGCCGGCATGTTCGCCGACCACGCCTCGGATGTCACCTTCCCGATCGACCTCGTCTTCTCCTGGGTCGACGGCACCGATCCCGAGTTCCAGCGCCAGCGGGCGAGGCGGATGCGGTCCCACGTCGTCGGGGAGGGGGACGACTCGGAGGCGCGCTTCCGGCAGATCGACGAGCTCAAGTACGCGCTCCGCAGCGTCGAGGCCTTCGCGCCGTGGATCCGGCAGATCTTCATCGCGACGGACTCGCCGCGCCCCGCCTGGCTCGCCGAGCATCCCCGCGTCCGGCTCGTCCGCAGCGAGGAGATGTTCCGCGACCCGAGCGTGCTGCCGACGCACAACTCGCACGCCGTCGAGAGCCAGCTCCACCACATCGAGGGCCTGAGCGAGCACTTCCTGTACTCCAACGACGACATGTTCTTCGGCCGGCCGGTCGCACCCGAGCTGTTCTTCTCGCCGGGCGGCATCTCGAAGTTCGTGGAGGCGACGACCCGCATCGGACTCGGCGAGAACGCGCCGGAGCGCAGCGGCTTCGAGAACGCGGCGCGCGTCAACCGGGCGATCCTCGCGGAGCGCTTCGGGGCGACCATCACGCGGCATCTCGAGCACTGCGCGGCGCCGCTGCGGCGCAGCGTCATGGCCGAGATGGAGCGCGAGCTCCCCGAGGACTTCGCGCGCACCGCCGCGAGCCGCTTCCGCTCGAGCACCGACATCTCCGTCACGAACTCGCTGTACCACTACTACGCACTGCTCACGGGTCGGGCGGTCGAGCAGACGAGCGCGCGGGTGCTGTATGTCGAGACCACGCTCGAGCGCTCGCTCGAGCAGATGCGCCGGCTCCAGCGGGAGCGACGGGTCGACATGTTCTGCCTCAACGACGGCTCGCGCCCCGAGATCGGCGTCGAGGAGCGCACGGCGGCCGTGATCGGCTTCCTCGAGGCCTACTTCCCCGTCCCGGCGCCCTGGGAGCGGCCCGCCTGA
- a CDS encoding DUF6804 family protein — protein MSSTNRYGEPALRRLALAPSILAAIVLLVGVALIESGAFLVIRFAVAILALIVGWFAFQARAWWALPLLLAVAVIWNPVYPLPLEGELWLGAQYLAIIVFIAVGVLVRSPNPDARPQRPGAARGR, from the coding sequence ATGAGCAGCACGAACCGCTACGGCGAGCCCGCCCTCCGCCGACTCGCCCTCGCCCCGAGCATCCTCGCGGCGATCGTGCTGCTCGTGGGCGTCGCGCTCATCGAGAGCGGCGCGTTCCTCGTGATCCGCTTCGCGGTCGCGATCCTCGCCCTCATCGTCGGCTGGTTCGCCTTCCAGGCCCGCGCCTGGTGGGCGCTGCCGCTGCTCCTCGCCGTCGCGGTGATCTGGAACCCGGTCTACCCGCTGCCCCTCGAGGGCGAGCTGTGGCTCGGCGCCCAGTACCTCGCGATCATCGTGTTCATCGCGGTCGGGGTGCTCGTGCGCTCCCCGAACCCCGACGCCCGGCCCCAGCGGCCGGGGGCGGCGCGTGGCCGCTGA
- a CDS encoding DUF2207 family protein, which produces MKPSAPRSVLTLLGAAAALLAIALPAAPAAAVRADVDDFRFSGYDAELELERLPDGRAQLTTTARYTAEFPEIDQNRGIRVLIPERYQGRPTSLRVVAVEDGEGRPRDFEEDDDDDIRSVTIRGEDYVHGTQEYVVTTVQEDVLLEVPDEGRQELYWDLNGDGWAQPFDRVRATVTLPEGVPVEAVRCYRGNAAASAECAAETEELDDGRTLVRVDEAELGPGETATIAIGMPEGSFAQRDASPFASPLGVLQLVAGALALLGAGLALRARLGPLRDAPGRPVVVAEYAPPRGLSPFRAALFLGKGSKAPTALLLGLAVAGVLRLVEVTGGRKPSYRAEILGGAVPAGWEEDTRAVLGGDPRPGESLDLGDRSGAFAKRVGRLMTTQSGVPREAGWRRSYPAGGVVASLGSAVLGGILSFVLGAILLDELRGAPHVVALMIAGPLLLVGAGVLVAKTPLSAEGAELRDHLRGLELYIRMAEQDRIRVLQSPEGAERRPIAAEDRARVLHLHEALLPYAVLFGQERRWAEVLGEHYGEAPPSWYHGTGPFHAAAFASGVGSLSSSVTSSVAATISASSSSGGSSGGGSAGGGGGGGGGGGV; this is translated from the coding sequence GTGAAGCCGAGCGCACCTCGATCCGTCCTGACCCTCCTCGGCGCGGCGGCGGCGCTGCTCGCGATCGCGCTGCCGGCGGCGCCGGCCGCGGCCGTGCGCGCGGACGTCGACGACTTCCGCTTCTCGGGCTACGACGCCGAGCTGGAGCTCGAGCGGCTGCCCGACGGGCGCGCGCAGCTCACGACGACCGCCCGCTACACGGCCGAGTTCCCCGAGATCGATCAGAACCGCGGCATCCGGGTCCTCATCCCCGAGCGCTACCAGGGGCGGCCGACCTCGCTCCGCGTCGTCGCCGTCGAGGACGGCGAGGGTCGCCCGCGCGACTTCGAGGAGGATGACGACGACGACATCCGCAGCGTGACGATCCGCGGCGAGGACTACGTCCACGGCACGCAGGAGTACGTCGTGACGACGGTGCAGGAGGACGTGCTGCTCGAGGTGCCGGACGAGGGGCGGCAGGAGCTGTACTGGGATCTCAACGGCGACGGCTGGGCGCAGCCCTTCGACCGGGTGCGCGCGACGGTGACGCTGCCCGAAGGGGTGCCCGTGGAGGCCGTCCGCTGCTACCGCGGGAACGCGGCGGCGAGCGCCGAGTGCGCGGCGGAGACGGAGGAGCTCGACGACGGGCGCACGCTCGTCCGCGTCGACGAGGCGGAGCTCGGGCCGGGAGAGACGGCGACGATCGCGATCGGGATGCCGGAGGGCTCCTTCGCGCAGCGCGACGCGAGTCCCTTCGCGTCCCCGCTCGGCGTCCTCCAGCTCGTCGCGGGCGCGCTCGCGCTCCTCGGTGCGGGGCTGGCGCTCCGGGCGCGCCTGGGGCCGCTCCGGGACGCCCCGGGCCGCCCCGTCGTCGTCGCCGAGTACGCGCCGCCGCGCGGGCTCTCGCCCTTCCGTGCCGCGCTGTTCCTCGGCAAGGGCTCGAAGGCGCCGACCGCGCTGCTGCTCGGTCTCGCGGTCGCCGGCGTCCTCCGCCTCGTCGAGGTGACCGGCGGGCGGAAGCCGTCCTACCGCGCGGAGATCCTGGGCGGGGCCGTGCCCGCGGGCTGGGAGGAGGACACGCGGGCGGTGCTCGGCGGCGACCCCCGACCGGGCGAGTCGCTCGACCTCGGCGATCGCTCGGGCGCCTTCGCGAAGCGCGTCGGCAGGCTCATGACGACGCAGTCGGGCGTCCCGCGCGAGGCCGGCTGGCGCCGGTCCTACCCCGCGGGCGGCGTCGTCGCGTCGCTCGGGTCGGCCGTGCTCGGCGGCATCCTCAGCTTCGTCCTCGGCGCGATCCTCCTCGACGAGCTCCGCGGCGCGCCGCACGTGGTCGCCCTCATGATCGCGGGTCCGCTGCTGCTCGTCGGCGCCGGCGTCCTGGTCGCGAAGACGCCGCTGAGCGCGGAGGGGGCCGAGCTGCGCGACCACCTGCGCGGGCTCGAGCTCTACATCCGCATGGCGGAGCAGGACCGCATCCGCGTGCTCCAGAGCCCGGAGGGCGCCGAGCGCCGTCCGATCGCAGCCGAGGACCGCGCCCGGGTGCTGCACCTGCACGAGGCCCTGCTGCCCTACGCGGTGCTCTTCGGGCAGGAGCGGCGCTGGGCCGAGGTGCTCGGCGAGCACTACGGCGAGGCGCCGCCGTCCTGGTACCACGGCACGGGCCCGTTCCACGCGGCGGCCTTCGCCTCCGGCGTGGGCTCGCTGTCCTCGAGCGTCACCTCGAGCGTCGCCGCGACGATCTCCGCGAGCTCGTCGAGCGGCGGCTCCTCCGGCGGCGGATCGGCGGGCGGGGGAGGCGGCGGCGGCGGTGGCGGCGGCGTCTGA
- a CDS encoding J domain-containing protein: protein MPDSPLSASPYEILRVPRTASDEDLRRAYRIRQRETHPDTGGSAGEFDQVQRAWELLGTPEARRAFDAGRPAAAEQASWAPAPPRARRDSRPQARASGHPGGWYRERYLEQMREWMGRGTPLDDPYDPALVRSAPREIRHLLAAAVAEEESARRMAGLGIGFTIWHDVATAPGKLDHVVLGPTGLWAVQSEDWGEEVALRRGEVIGRGLQGERPFHELSAMARSLGREARAKFSALLLVVPDDHAPTPLERVGSLRGSATVLVERSRMAHLLRQGLPDVGVGGTDLFELRTRIQGAVRFV from the coding sequence ATGCCCGACAGCCCCCTGTCGGCGAGCCCGTACGAGATCCTCCGGGTCCCGCGCACCGCCTCGGACGAGGACCTGCGCCGCGCGTACCGGATCCGGCAGCGCGAGACGCACCCCGACACGGGCGGCTCGGCGGGGGAGTTCGATCAGGTGCAGCGCGCCTGGGAGCTGCTCGGCACGCCGGAGGCCCGGCGCGCCTTCGACGCCGGCCGTCCCGCCGCGGCCGAGCAGGCGAGCTGGGCGCCCGCCCCGCCGCGCGCCCGGCGCGACTCCCGCCCCCAGGCGCGTGCGAGCGGCCATCCCGGCGGCTGGTACCGCGAGCGCTACCTCGAGCAGATGCGCGAGTGGATGGGCCGCGGCACGCCCCTCGACGACCCCTACGATCCCGCGCTCGTGCGCTCGGCACCGCGCGAGATCAGGCACCTGCTCGCGGCGGCCGTCGCCGAGGAGGAGTCGGCCAGGCGGATGGCGGGGCTCGGCATCGGCTTCACCATCTGGCACGACGTCGCGACCGCGCCCGGCAAGCTCGACCACGTCGTGCTCGGGCCGACCGGACTCTGGGCGGTGCAGAGCGAGGACTGGGGCGAGGAGGTCGCCCTGAGACGCGGCGAGGTGATCGGCCGCGGCCTGCAGGGCGAGCGCCCCTTCCACGAGCTCTCGGCGATGGCGCGCTCGCTCGGCCGGGAGGCGCGCGCGAAGTTCAGCGCCCTCCTCCTCGTCGTGCCCGACGATCACGCGCCCACGCCGCTCGAGCGCGTCGGCTCCCTGCGGGGGAGCGCGACCGTCCTCGTCGAGCGCTCGCGCATGGCGCACCTGCTCCGGCAGGGGCTGCCGGACGTGGGGGTCGGCGGCACCGATCTCTTCGAGCTGCGGACGCGGATCCAGGGCGCCGTCCGCTTCGTCTGA
- a CDS encoding DEAD/DEAH box helicase codes for MAQSGQKQSSRGARRPAQRRRAHADEGGIIPVLARTVRAIESAAERGKVNASGRLRFRVVAVLAREERARIKGDAELGDAQRTKELTRLDGIATIMAKTAARDSSLIQLLTDAGPLSAQAQEMRRSMLLDAGTELAPEDLVVVTEAPPSPAAPERQVVPASVRQFQRSNPFLAPDFSATQPVAETSGELASWELIEPLFRAFESGAGGGAASMELPEARSLEAPGALQLMRHQARFVESARQGHRTYLLADEPGLGKTAQALLAARTTASYPLLVVVPNVVKTNWAREVEKWTPDRTATVVHGDGDDLDAFADVVIVNYEILDRHTAWLAQRGFKGMIVDEAHFIKNKDSQRSRNVQSLSRSIRSRRPGALMIALTGTPLINQIEDFRMIWQFLGWIDEKQPTAQLMARLEETELTPVDPGFFAAARGAVVGMGIVRRKKVDVAADIPARRIADIPVELEGEAGRSIREAERALIARLVDRYRRVLASRPEAAPEDVIRVVAHAELEESKQSSAGDNVFAMVRRIGQAKAVPAADYTVNLARNVGKVVFFAKHIDVMDQAEAHLAAAGLRTISIRGEQSSKARQAAIDAFQTDPDVAVAVCSLTAAGVGVNLQAASNVVLAELSWTDAEQTQAIDRVHRIGQELPVTAWRIVAAQTVDARIADLIGSKAGLAARALDGEEVDEAAAGSVQLEALMSILREALA; via the coding sequence ATGGCCCAGTCCGGGCAGAAGCAGTCCAGCCGGGGCGCGCGCCGCCCCGCGCAGCGCCGCCGCGCGCACGCCGACGAGGGCGGCATCATCCCCGTCCTCGCGCGCACCGTGCGGGCGATCGAGTCCGCCGCCGAGCGCGGCAAGGTGAACGCGAGCGGGCGGCTGCGCTTCCGTGTCGTCGCCGTCCTCGCCCGCGAGGAGCGGGCCCGCATCAAGGGCGATGCCGAGCTCGGCGACGCCCAGCGGACCAAGGAGCTCACCCGGCTCGACGGGATCGCCACGATCATGGCGAAGACGGCCGCGCGCGACAGCTCGCTCATCCAGCTCCTCACGGATGCCGGGCCGCTGTCGGCGCAGGCGCAGGAGATGCGGCGCTCGATGCTCCTCGACGCCGGCACCGAGCTCGCCCCCGAGGACCTCGTCGTCGTGACCGAGGCGCCGCCCTCGCCGGCCGCGCCCGAGCGCCAGGTCGTCCCCGCCTCCGTCCGCCAGTTCCAGCGCTCGAACCCGTTCCTCGCGCCCGACTTCAGCGCGACGCAGCCGGTCGCGGAGACCTCGGGCGAGCTCGCCAGCTGGGAGCTCATCGAGCCGCTCTTCCGCGCCTTCGAGTCGGGCGCCGGCGGCGGCGCCGCGAGCATGGAGCTGCCGGAGGCGCGCTCGCTCGAGGCGCCCGGCGCCCTCCAGCTCATGCGCCACCAGGCGCGCTTCGTGGAGAGCGCCCGCCAGGGCCACCGCACCTACCTGCTCGCCGACGAGCCGGGGCTCGGCAAGACCGCGCAGGCGCTGCTCGCGGCCAGGACGACCGCCTCGTACCCGCTGCTCGTCGTCGTGCCGAACGTCGTGAAGACGAACTGGGCCCGCGAGGTCGAGAAGTGGACGCCCGACCGCACGGCGACCGTCGTGCACGGCGACGGCGACGACCTCGACGCCTTCGCCGATGTCGTCATCGTCAACTACGAGATCCTCGACCGGCACACCGCCTGGCTCGCCCAGCGCGGATTCAAGGGGATGATCGTCGACGAGGCGCACTTCATCAAGAACAAGGACTCGCAGCGCAGCCGCAACGTCCAGTCGCTCTCGAGGAGCATCCGCTCGAGGCGCCCGGGCGCGCTCATGATCGCGCTGACGGGCACCCCGCTGATCAACCAGATCGAGGACTTCCGGATGATCTGGCAGTTCCTCGGCTGGATCGACGAGAAGCAGCCGACGGCGCAGCTCATGGCCCGCCTCGAGGAGACCGAGCTCACGCCCGTCGACCCCGGCTTCTTCGCCGCGGCGCGGGGCGCGGTGGTCGGCATGGGCATCGTGCGCCGGAAGAAGGTGGATGTCGCGGCCGACATCCCCGCGCGCCGCATCGCCGACATCCCCGTCGAGCTCGAGGGGGAGGCCGGCCGGTCCATCCGCGAGGCCGAGCGCGCGCTCATCGCGCGGCTCGTCGACCGCTACCGCCGCGTGCTCGCCTCGCGGCCCGAGGCGGCCCCCGAGGACGTCATCCGCGTCGTCGCGCACGCCGAGCTGGAGGAGTCGAAGCAGTCCTCTGCGGGCGACAACGTCTTCGCGATGGTGCGCCGGATCGGGCAGGCGAAGGCCGTGCCCGCCGCCGACTACACCGTCAACCTCGCCCGCAACGTGGGCAAGGTGGTGTTCTTCGCGAAGCACATCGACGTCATGGATCAGGCCGAGGCGCATCTCGCCGCGGCCGGGCTCCGGACGATCTCGATCCGCGGCGAGCAGAGCTCGAAGGCCCGCCAGGCCGCGATCGACGCCTTCCAGACCGACCCGGACGTCGCGGTCGCCGTCTGCTCGCTCACGGCGGCGGGCGTCGGCGTCAACCTCCAGGCGGCATCCAACGTCGTCCTCGCGGAGCTGAGCTGGACGGATGCGGAGCAGACGCAGGCGATCGACCGGGTGCACCGCATCGGCCAGGAGCTCCCCGTGACCGCCTGGCGCATCGTCGCGGCGCAGACGGTCGACGCGCGCATCGCCGACCTCATCGGCTCGAAGGCGGGCCTCGCGGCCCGCGCGCTCGACGGCGAGGAGGTCGACGAGGCCGCGGCGGGCTCCGTCCAGCTCGAGGCCCTCATGTCGATCCTGCGGGAGGCGCTCGCGTGA
- a CDS encoding tryptophan synthase subunit alpha produces the protein MASRDAAGGDHRRRASLEVLRAEAGDERATVVLERCLDGQDPWDFMEELPSVDELVVLTLRAETIGEMGGTRPGPEVDYRILRQIALAYPELTVTVWQLIGRLGGERRSA, from the coding sequence ATGGCTTCACGGGATGCGGCAGGCGGCGACCACCGCCGACGCGCGAGCCTCGAGGTGCTCCGCGCCGAGGCGGGCGACGAGCGCGCCACGGTCGTCCTCGAGCGCTGCCTCGACGGTCAGGACCCCTGGGACTTCATGGAGGAGCTGCCGAGCGTCGACGAGCTCGTCGTGCTGACGCTCCGCGCCGAGACGATCGGCGAGATGGGCGGCACGCGCCCCGGTCCCGAGGTCGACTACCGCATCCTCCGCCAGATCGCGCTCGCCTACCCGGAGCTCACCGTGACGGTCTGGCAGCTCATCGGGCGACTCGGCGGCGAACGGCGCAGCGCATGA
- a CDS encoding DUF5997 family protein: MKPATAAKKLGILLQAAPEDFQASTVSRSELAALQDSPPEWLETLRREGPHPRQVVAAKLGVSTSGLARAGVVEALTSAEIKALLEQKPEWLVAERATQARVRDEKAELSNRAREARAER; the protein is encoded by the coding sequence ATGAAGCCGGCGACCGCGGCGAAGAAGCTCGGCATCCTCCTGCAGGCGGCGCCCGAGGACTTCCAGGCGTCGACGGTGAGCCGCTCCGAGCTCGCCGCGCTCCAGGACTCGCCGCCCGAGTGGCTCGAGACGCTCCGACGCGAGGGACCGCACCCGCGGCAGGTCGTCGCCGCGAAGCTCGGCGTCTCGACCTCGGGTCTCGCCCGCGCCGGGGTCGTGGAGGCGCTCACGAGCGCCGAGATCAAGGCGCTCCTCGAGCAGAAGCCCGAGTGGCTCGTCGCGGAGCGCGCGACGCAGGCCCGCGTCCGCGACGAGAAGGCCGAGCTCAGCAACCGCGCCCGCGAGGCGCGCGCCGAGCGCTGA
- the mmuM gene encoding homocysteine S-methyltransferase has protein sequence MQVTRAQLLERVRVLDGGLGTLLESRGHDLGSELWSARLLLERPEAVREAHADFLAAGAEIAISASYQVSAEGLSARGLNRGAADAVLAASVRLAREARDAHGGGLVAASLGPYGAMLADGSEYRGDYPIRGAALRDWHRARVEVLAAAGADLLAAETIPSLDEVRAIAEAVRGTGAATWISVTADRGALRTGEPLAEAYAIAASVPEVVAIGVNCCDPAEVLPAIEAARATGLAFVAYPNSGEQWDAKNRQWIGAPGFPDRLVTDWLDAGARLVGGCCRVGTAEVGGIAAIVAAREHPVRERQEGRRDGRPLPAIPPASGALAAVAREVGYPRMPTDLSENHRRR, from the coding sequence ATGCAGGTCACCCGTGCGCAGCTCCTCGAGCGCGTGCGCGTGCTCGACGGCGGCCTCGGAACGCTCCTCGAATCGCGAGGCCACGACCTCGGCTCCGAGCTGTGGTCGGCACGGCTCCTGCTCGAGCGGCCCGAGGCCGTCCGCGAGGCGCACGCCGACTTCCTCGCCGCGGGCGCGGAGATCGCGATCTCGGCCTCCTATCAGGTGAGCGCCGAGGGGCTCTCGGCTCGCGGCCTCAACCGCGGCGCCGCGGATGCCGTCCTCGCGGCGAGCGTCCGCCTCGCCCGGGAGGCGCGCGATGCGCACGGCGGGGGGCTCGTCGCGGCATCGCTCGGCCCCTACGGCGCGATGCTCGCCGACGGCAGCGAATACCGCGGCGACTATCCGATCCGCGGCGCGGCGCTCCGCGACTGGCACCGGGCCCGCGTCGAGGTGCTCGCCGCGGCCGGCGCCGACCTCCTCGCGGCCGAGACCATCCCCTCGCTCGACGAGGTCCGGGCGATCGCGGAGGCGGTCCGCGGCACGGGCGCGGCGACCTGGATCAGCGTGACGGCGGATCGCGGCGCGCTGCGGACCGGCGAGCCCCTCGCCGAGGCCTACGCGATCGCGGCCTCGGTGCCGGAGGTCGTCGCGATCGGGGTCAACTGCTGCGATCCGGCCGAGGTCCTGCCCGCGATCGAGGCGGCGCGGGCGACCGGGCTCGCCTTCGTGGCGTACCCGAACAGCGGCGAGCAGTGGGATGCGAAGAACCGGCAGTGGATCGGCGCGCCCGGCTTCCCGGACCGGCTCGTGACGGACTGGCTGGATGCGGGCGCTCGCCTGGTGGGAGGGTGCTGTCGCGTGGGAACCGCCGAGGTCGGCGGGATCGCGGCGATCGTCGCGGCTCGCGAGCACCCGGTCCGCGAACGGCAAGAGGGCCGGCGCGATGGCCGGCCCCTGCCTGCGATTCCCCCCGCAAGTGGTGCACTGGCGGCGGTGGCTCGCGAGGTCGGATACCCCCGTATGCCGACGGATCTCAGCGAGAACCACCGCCGCCGCTAG
- a CDS encoding PPOX class F420-dependent oxidoreductase has protein sequence MSSVIPDAYRHLLDEPIYAALGTIRPDDTVQVNPMWFEFDGEHLRFTHTTTRGKFRNLQHNPSMSVSLIDPANPLRYLEVRGRLVEVVPDPEGDFYVHLAHRYGIADQPAPPDRADRVILVMSVEATTKQ, from the coding sequence ATGAGCTCCGTGATCCCCGACGCCTACCGCCACCTGCTCGACGAGCCGATCTACGCCGCCCTCGGCACGATCCGGCCCGACGACACCGTCCAGGTGAACCCCATGTGGTTCGAGTTCGACGGCGAGCACCTGCGCTTCACGCACACGACGACGCGCGGCAAGTTCCGCAACCTCCAGCACAACCCCTCGATGAGCGTCTCCCTCATCGACCCGGCGAACCCGCTCCGCTACCTCGAGGTGCGGGGCCGCCTCGTCGAGGTCGTGCCGGATCCCGAGGGCGATTTCTACGTCCATCTCGCGCACCGCTACGGCATCGCCGACCAGCCCGCGCCGCCGGACCGCGCCGACCGCGTCATCCTCGTCATGAGCGTCGAGGCGACGACGAAGCAGTAG